A region of the Pantoea alfalfae genome:
ACGCGTCGTGCCAGCGGCAGGCCATTGAGCCTGCCGTTTTCTTTCGTTCCCCTTTCTTCCGCAGACAGAGTCCGCTAGCATCCAGACAGCGAATCTTAAGGAAGCGGCTGCGTGAAAAAATGGCGTTTATTTCCCCGTTCTCTGCGTCAGCTGGTGCTGATGGCGTTTGTCCTGGTGCTGCTGCCCCTGCTGGTACTGGCCTGGCAGGCGTGGGAAAGTCTCTCTGCATTAAGCGAACAGGCTGCGGACACTAACCGCAATACCTTTACCGATGTGCGCAGAAGTGAGGCGATGGCGCGAACGGCGGTTGAGCTGGAGCGTAGCTATCGCCAGTACTGCGTGCTGGATGATGCCTCGCTGGCGCGCCTCTATCAGACTCAGCATACCCGCTACAGTCAGATGCTGAGCTCGCACAGCGCCAGCCTGCCCGAACTGCCCGCATTCCAGACCTTACAGGCGACGCTGCCGCTGCTGACGCCACTGAAATGTGACAATGGTAATCCGGTGCCGGTTGCCGCAGAGGCGCTGGATCGCTTTTCTGCGACCAATGCGCAGATGGTGCAGGACACGCGCGAAGTGGTCTTTTCGCGTGGCTTACAGCTGCAGCGCGAAATTGCCGATCGCGGCCAGTTTTTTGGCTGGCAGGCGCTGATTCTGTTTATCATCAGTCTGGCACTGATGACGCTGTTTACCGGCATGATTATCGGTCCGGTTAAGCGCATTGAACGGATGATCAACCGGCTTGGCGAAGGGCGGGCACTGGGTAACAGCGGGACATTTCGCGGTCCGCGCGAATTGCGATCGCTGGGACAGCGCATCGTCTGGCTCAGCGAGCGGCTTCAGTGGCTGGAATCGCAGCGTCATGAATTTCTTCGCCATCTCTCTCACGAGCTGAAAACGCCGCTGGCCAGCCTGCGTGAAGGCACGGAACTGCTGGCGGACGAAGTCGCCGGCTCGCTGAATGTCGATCAAAAAGAAGTGGTCACTATCCTCGACAGCAGCAGTCGCCATCTGCAGCAGCTGATTGAACAGCTGCTCGATTACAACCGCAAACTGGCGGATGGCCCGATCGCGCTGGAGCCGGTCAGCGTGGCGGAGATTGTGGAAGATGTCGTTAACGCACATGCGCTTTCGGCGCGCGCCAAACTGATGCAGACGGTCGTCGATCTTAAGGTCAGTCACTGCCTCGCAGAACCGATGTTACTGATGCGGGT
Encoded here:
- a CDS encoding sensor histidine kinase; protein product: MKKWRLFPRSLRQLVLMAFVLVLLPLLVLAWQAWESLSALSEQAADTNRNTFTDVRRSEAMARTAVELERSYRQYCVLDDASLARLYQTQHTRYSQMLSSHSASLPELPAFQTLQATLPLLTPLKCDNGNPVPVAAEALDRFSATNAQMVQDTREVVFSRGLQLQREIADRGQFFGWQALILFIISLALMTLFTGMIIGPVKRIERMINRLGEGRALGNSGTFRGPRELRSLGQRIVWLSERLQWLESQRHEFLRHLSHELKTPLASLREGTELLADEVAGSLNVDQKEVVTILDSSSRHLQQLIEQLLDYNRKLADGPIALEPVSVAEIVEDVVNAHALSARAKLMQTVVDLKVSHCLAEPMLLMRVIDNLYSNAVNYGSESGTIWLRSQQQGDRIWIEVANSGSPIPPEEQAMIFEPFYQGSQQRKGPVKGSGLGLSIAKDCLRRMQGDLTLVSCEQADVCFRIELNTTAGKV